Proteins from a single region of Pseudarthrobacter sp. NIBRBAC000502772:
- a CDS encoding bifunctional diguanylate cyclase/phosphodiesterase, translated as MGRSKRQDKDLGPPDFGALLNASPDALLAVNADGTIKMANAAASKLFGYTRAELIGSDHWLLLSEGFRSETRLLQEHLQAQPDKPLPPREVYGLHRDGTEFAAEVAGSLLDDGGSQVLLVSVRNTEHRKGADADLLEAMSLLTATLESTADGILVISSDGSVAGFNHQFLKMWGIPPELLDGDTEVPIMRLIISQVAHPEAFMARIAEVVANPAAESHDVLDFKDGRTFERYSRPQRVGERIAGRVWSFRDVTPRRQAQELAEQAVTDLAAQAEQLRALAFQDPLTGLANRAVFKDALVAALREPRFKTVDVLLVDLDDFKEVNDIMGHQAGDDMLVEVARRLTGCVPTADVVARLGGDEFVVLLTACPDVETIAACIVRCLHVPVWIDGTMLRPSLSLGLASMGNAAIGASELLRQADIAMYAAKTAGKNRYCRFHPDMMTELVQRTDMEAGLQLAIPLGEISVDYQPLVSPRMGQVVQFEALARWDRVGGRIQPSVFIPIAERSGVISEIGAAVMTLGLAQLAPWLNEDPSRSLAVNVSGVQLQEPDFAGNVLRFAEASGVGAYQLVLEVTESVFFDADHSLIKQLASLREAGVRVALDDFGTGYSSLGRLQELPVDTVKIDKTFVSMVRTGTERLPILSSMINMAHSLGLTVTAEGIETAVQADFLTALDCDFLQGYFFSHPEPGARLKRALKTADRAIQAMKDR; from the coding sequence ATGGGGCGTTCCAAGCGGCAGGACAAGGATTTGGGCCCACCAGATTTTGGCGCGCTTCTTAATGCCAGCCCGGATGCGCTTCTCGCTGTCAACGCGGACGGCACCATCAAAATGGCCAACGCGGCAGCCAGCAAGCTGTTCGGCTACACACGCGCTGAGCTGATCGGTAGCGACCACTGGCTGCTCCTGTCGGAGGGGTTCCGGAGCGAAACGCGGCTGCTTCAGGAGCACCTGCAAGCGCAGCCCGATAAACCGCTGCCGCCGCGTGAAGTGTACGGACTGCACCGGGACGGCACAGAGTTCGCCGCCGAGGTGGCAGGCTCTCTGCTGGACGACGGCGGTTCGCAGGTTTTGCTGGTTTCAGTCCGTAACACGGAACACCGGAAGGGAGCTGACGCTGACCTCCTCGAGGCCATGTCACTGCTGACGGCCACCCTCGAATCCACCGCAGACGGCATCCTGGTGATCAGCTCCGACGGCAGTGTTGCCGGGTTCAATCACCAGTTCCTGAAAATGTGGGGCATCCCGCCGGAACTCCTGGACGGTGACACCGAAGTGCCCATCATGCGGCTGATCATCTCCCAGGTTGCCCACCCGGAGGCCTTCATGGCAAGGATCGCCGAGGTTGTGGCGAACCCGGCGGCAGAAAGCCACGACGTGCTGGACTTCAAGGATGGCAGGACCTTTGAAAGGTACTCGCGGCCCCAACGGGTTGGTGAGAGGATCGCGGGCCGGGTGTGGAGCTTCCGGGATGTCACTCCGCGCAGGCAGGCGCAGGAGCTTGCAGAGCAGGCCGTGACTGACCTGGCCGCGCAGGCCGAACAGCTGCGAGCACTTGCGTTCCAGGATCCGCTGACCGGACTGGCCAACCGGGCGGTCTTCAAAGACGCACTGGTGGCGGCCCTCCGCGAGCCGCGGTTCAAGACCGTGGATGTCCTGCTGGTCGACCTGGACGATTTCAAGGAGGTCAACGACATTATGGGCCACCAGGCTGGCGACGACATGCTCGTGGAAGTGGCGCGCAGGCTCACAGGCTGTGTCCCCACCGCGGACGTGGTGGCCAGGCTGGGAGGCGACGAGTTTGTCGTTCTGCTTACCGCCTGCCCGGACGTCGAAACCATCGCGGCCTGTATTGTCCGCTGCCTGCATGTTCCGGTGTGGATTGACGGCACCATGCTGCGCCCCAGCCTGAGCCTGGGACTTGCCTCCATGGGAAATGCCGCCATCGGAGCGTCGGAGTTGCTGCGCCAGGCGGACATCGCAATGTATGCGGCCAAGACGGCGGGCAAGAACCGGTACTGTCGGTTCCATCCGGACATGATGACCGAGCTGGTGCAGCGCACGGACATGGAGGCCGGCCTGCAGCTCGCCATTCCGCTGGGGGAAATCTCCGTGGACTACCAGCCCCTTGTCTCCCCGCGGATGGGCCAGGTAGTCCAGTTCGAGGCGCTTGCGCGGTGGGACCGCGTTGGCGGGCGCATCCAGCCGTCGGTCTTTATCCCCATTGCGGAGCGCAGCGGCGTGATCAGCGAGATCGGTGCCGCCGTCATGACTTTAGGCCTCGCCCAGCTCGCGCCGTGGCTGAACGAAGACCCGTCACGCTCGCTGGCGGTGAACGTTTCCGGAGTCCAGCTGCAGGAACCTGACTTTGCCGGCAACGTCCTCCGTTTCGCCGAGGCCAGCGGGGTGGGGGCGTACCAGCTGGTCCTGGAGGTCACCGAGAGTGTATTTTTCGACGCCGACCACAGCCTGATCAAGCAGCTCGCCAGTCTCCGTGAGGCCGGAGTACGCGTGGCGCTGGATGACTTCGGCACCGGATACTCGTCGCTGGGCCGCCTGCAGGAACTGCCGGTGGACACAGTGAAGATCGATAAGACCTTTGTGTCCATGGTGCGCACCGGAACCGAACGCCTCCCCATCCTCAGCTCCATGATCAACATGGCGCACAGCCTGGGCCTGACGGTCACCGCCGAGGGCATCGAGACGGCGGTTCAGGCGGACTTCCTGACAGCGCTGGACTGCGATTTCCTGCAGGGTTACTTTTTCTCCCACCCTGAGCCTGGCGCCAGGCTGAAGCGGGCCCTGAAAACGGCAGACCGCGCCATCCAGGCAATGAAGGACAGGTAA
- a CDS encoding UDP-glucose/GDP-mannose dehydrogenase family protein has product MKISVIGCGYLGAVHAATLASMGHTVVGIDVDATKVDQLGRDHAPFFEPGLDELLRDGRSTGRLTFSTDVAAATGAQVHFLCVGTPQSKTSDGADLTFLVSATEALLPHLARGAVVVGKSTVPVGTVDMLQGVLAGRPDVQLGWNPEFLRQGTAVKDSLVPDRLVYGVAGGRAAAFNPKTGAPRAVTAALDAVYEPLLNAGIPRLVCNFATAELIKSAANAYLATKVSFINAISELCDASGADVAELSEAMGMDPRIGNRYMHAGLGFGGGCLPKDIRSLRSQAAALGVDPVNDWMGVVDAINVRQRTRTVSLAAELCGGALSGRAITILGASFKPETDDIRDSPALDVAARLAAAGAHVTVTDPKAVNHAWLRYPQLRFEASATRALEGAELVLLLTEWDEYRSLCPAAAGALVRRRVILDARNVLDAAAWQAEGWVVRGLGTNAGAAVSVVSGAGQVSGAGAGLTGMRHS; this is encoded by the coding sequence GTGAAAATATCGGTGATCGGCTGCGGCTACCTCGGAGCCGTGCACGCCGCCACGCTCGCGTCCATGGGCCACACCGTGGTGGGCATCGACGTGGACGCCACCAAAGTGGACCAGCTGGGCCGCGACCATGCCCCCTTCTTCGAACCCGGCCTGGACGAACTGCTCCGCGACGGACGCAGCACCGGCCGCCTCACGTTCTCCACCGACGTCGCCGCTGCCACCGGCGCCCAGGTCCATTTCCTGTGCGTCGGGACGCCGCAGTCCAAGACGTCCGACGGCGCCGACCTCACCTTCCTCGTTTCCGCCACCGAGGCGCTGCTCCCGCACCTGGCGAGGGGCGCCGTCGTCGTCGGTAAATCAACGGTGCCCGTGGGCACGGTGGACATGCTCCAGGGCGTCCTCGCGGGGCGGCCGGACGTGCAGCTGGGCTGGAACCCGGAGTTCCTGCGGCAGGGCACGGCAGTGAAGGACTCGCTGGTGCCGGACCGGCTGGTCTACGGTGTGGCGGGCGGACGCGCCGCGGCCTTCAACCCCAAGACCGGGGCGCCGCGTGCCGTGACGGCCGCGCTGGATGCCGTTTATGAGCCGCTGCTGAACGCCGGCATTCCTCGCCTGGTGTGCAACTTCGCCACGGCGGAACTGATCAAGTCGGCCGCCAACGCGTACCTGGCCACCAAGGTCAGCTTCATCAACGCCATCTCCGAACTATGCGACGCGTCCGGCGCGGACGTGGCCGAACTCAGCGAGGCCATGGGCATGGACCCGAGGATCGGGAACCGCTACATGCATGCCGGGCTGGGCTTCGGCGGCGGGTGCCTGCCCAAGGACATCCGCAGCCTCCGCAGCCAGGCCGCCGCGCTGGGCGTGGACCCGGTGAACGACTGGATGGGTGTGGTGGATGCCATCAACGTCCGCCAGCGGACCCGGACAGTGTCCCTGGCCGCGGAACTGTGCGGCGGCGCCCTGTCCGGACGCGCCATCACCATCCTCGGAGCCTCCTTCAAGCCCGAGACCGACGACATCCGCGACTCCCCCGCCCTGGACGTCGCGGCGCGGCTGGCAGCGGCCGGCGCGCACGTGACGGTGACCGATCCGAAAGCCGTGAACCACGCGTGGCTGCGGTATCCGCAGCTGCGGTTCGAAGCCTCCGCAACGCGGGCCTTGGAGGGTGCCGAGCTGGTGCTCCTCCTTACTGAGTGGGATGAATACAGGAGCCTGTGCCCTGCCGCTGCGGGCGCTTTGGTGCGGCGGCGCGTGATCCTGGACGCCAGGAACGTCCTCGATGCCGCTGCCTGGCAGGCGGAGGGCTGGGTGGTCCGCGGACTGGGCACCAACGCCGGCGCCGCTGTCAGCGTCGTTTCCGGGGCCGGCCAAGTTTCCGGGGCCGGGGCCGGCCTGACGGGAATGCGTCACTCTTAG
- a CDS encoding glycosyltransferase family 1 protein — MRIAIVAESFLPLMNGVTHSILRVLEHLEDQGHDVLVIAPSTYAVSEFVGPAEVVHGATVHRVPAVPLAGYTNVRVAMGGVYRVKRILADYAPDVVHLASPFILGWRAVQAAHQLGIPTVAIYQTEVPSYAARYGVPFLENWAWNRVENIHLLATRTLVPSTFALNQLRGRGIPRVGMWRRGVDTARFSPEKRDAGWRATVAPGGERIIGYVGRLAIEKQVEDLAALANVPNTKLVIVGDGPQKSALQEALPGAVFTGFLFGEELAKTVASFDLFVHPGEFETFCQTIQEAMASGVPVVATGRGGPLDLVENSRTGWLYQPGDLAGFRARVMDLMGDDAKRRAFATTAHASVQARTWPVLSAELVRQYQSVIAGEPLAETVETKSRRPVVEPAQTKSGASL; from the coding sequence GTGAGGATCGCAATTGTTGCCGAGTCATTCCTGCCGCTGATGAACGGAGTGACCCACTCCATCCTGAGGGTGCTTGAACACCTGGAGGACCAGGGCCACGACGTCCTGGTCATCGCCCCTTCCACCTATGCTGTCTCCGAGTTCGTGGGACCGGCCGAGGTGGTTCACGGCGCGACGGTGCACCGGGTTCCCGCAGTTCCGCTGGCCGGCTACACCAACGTGCGAGTGGCGATGGGCGGTGTGTACCGGGTCAAGCGAATCCTTGCCGACTACGCACCCGACGTTGTCCACCTCGCATCGCCGTTTATCCTCGGGTGGCGGGCAGTGCAGGCCGCGCATCAGTTGGGGATCCCCACCGTAGCCATCTACCAGACCGAGGTTCCCAGCTACGCCGCACGCTATGGTGTGCCGTTCCTGGAGAACTGGGCGTGGAACCGGGTGGAGAACATCCACCTGCTGGCCACCCGCACCCTGGTGCCGTCCACCTTCGCGCTGAACCAGTTGCGCGGCCGCGGGATTCCGCGGGTGGGCATGTGGCGGCGCGGTGTGGATACGGCGCGGTTCTCGCCGGAAAAGCGCGACGCCGGGTGGCGGGCAACGGTTGCCCCCGGCGGTGAGCGGATCATCGGCTACGTTGGCCGGCTCGCCATCGAAAAACAGGTGGAGGACCTCGCCGCGCTCGCCAACGTCCCGAACACCAAGCTGGTGATTGTGGGCGACGGACCCCAAAAGTCGGCTCTGCAGGAAGCCCTGCCGGGCGCCGTGTTCACCGGGTTCCTCTTCGGTGAGGAGCTGGCGAAGACGGTGGCGTCCTTCGACCTTTTTGTCCATCCCGGCGAGTTCGAGACGTTCTGCCAGACCATCCAGGAGGCGATGGCATCGGGGGTGCCGGTGGTGGCCACGGGCCGCGGCGGCCCCTTGGACCTGGTGGAAAACTCCCGTACAGGCTGGTTGTACCAGCCCGGCGACCTGGCCGGTTTCCGGGCCCGGGTGATGGACCTCATGGGCGACGACGCCAAGCGCCGCGCGTTCGCCACGACAGCGCACGCCTCGGTCCAGGCGCGGACGTGGCCGGTGCTCAGCGCCGAGCTTGTGCGTCAGTACCAATCAGTAATCGCAGGAGAACCGTTGGCAGAAACCGTCGAAACCAAGAGCCGCCGCCCCGTGGTTGAGCCTGCCCAAACCAAAAGTGGAGCGTCCCTGTGA
- a CDS encoding flotillin family protein: MPDLSAFFPLLAAIIGAILVVGFVWGAIKLMWKVAEPNEALIISGLTRGTLETRAGMDFKIVTGKGALVFPGLQTVRTLSLTLNETELKVSCVTSQGIQVIVEGVVIYKIGDAPPFIANAARRFLGQQPKMESQVYNVFEGHLRSIIGSMTVEEIIRERDKLGSQVRSASGVEMEKLGLVVDSLQIKDLQDPTGYIQNIAKPHIAQVKMEARIAEATRNREAAEKEAEAAAMIADAQSVSAIRQSVAQANAERAKAEAAQAGPLADATARQHVVVQETEVAKLEADREEQKLQTTVRKPADAKAYAKRTDAEGQKAADISAAEALARRTELEAQANARRTELQAQANATAAAAAAGATKVTGEAEAAATRARGDAAASAIKAKALAEADGIKARAEALGTNQDAVISQQLAENMPAIIAAAAEPFSHVGQMTVLNGGEGVNKMLGGILAQVGDYLPALSSALKNSREGKRPAKGPDA; the protein is encoded by the coding sequence ATGCCGGATCTGTCAGCATTCTTCCCGCTTCTTGCTGCGATTATCGGGGCAATACTGGTGGTCGGGTTTGTTTGGGGTGCCATCAAACTGATGTGGAAAGTGGCGGAGCCCAATGAGGCACTGATCATCTCCGGCCTGACACGCGGAACCCTGGAAACCCGGGCCGGCATGGACTTCAAGATTGTCACCGGAAAGGGCGCCCTGGTATTTCCGGGCCTGCAGACCGTCCGCACCCTTTCCCTGACGCTGAATGAAACGGAGCTAAAGGTTTCCTGCGTGACCTCGCAGGGCATCCAGGTGATTGTGGAAGGCGTGGTAATTTACAAAATCGGTGACGCCCCGCCGTTTATCGCAAATGCGGCCAGGCGTTTCCTGGGACAGCAGCCCAAAATGGAAAGCCAGGTCTACAACGTCTTTGAGGGCCACCTGCGGTCCATCATCGGAAGCATGACCGTGGAAGAGATCATCCGCGAAAGGGACAAGCTGGGGTCCCAGGTCCGCAGCGCCAGCGGAGTGGAAATGGAGAAGCTGGGGCTGGTGGTGGATTCGCTGCAGATCAAGGACCTGCAGGACCCCACGGGGTACATCCAGAACATCGCCAAGCCCCACATTGCCCAGGTCAAAATGGAGGCCCGGATCGCGGAGGCCACGCGGAACCGCGAGGCGGCCGAGAAGGAGGCCGAGGCGGCTGCAATGATCGCGGACGCGCAGAGCGTTTCGGCCATCCGGCAGTCGGTGGCGCAGGCGAACGCCGAGCGGGCCAAAGCCGAGGCCGCCCAGGCGGGACCGCTGGCGGATGCGACCGCGCGGCAGCACGTCGTCGTCCAGGAAACGGAAGTGGCCAAGCTTGAGGCGGACCGGGAGGAGCAGAAGCTCCAGACCACGGTCCGGAAGCCCGCCGACGCCAAGGCCTATGCCAAGCGCACAGACGCGGAGGGCCAGAAGGCGGCGGACATCAGCGCCGCCGAGGCGCTGGCCCGCCGCACGGAGCTTGAGGCCCAGGCCAACGCCCGCCGGACGGAACTGCAGGCCCAGGCGAACGCCACTGCCGCGGCGGCCGCGGCCGGAGCCACGAAGGTCACCGGCGAGGCCGAAGCCGCTGCCACCAGGGCCCGCGGTGACGCCGCGGCCTCCGCCATCAAGGCCAAGGCGCTGGCCGAGGCAGACGGCATCAAGGCCCGGGCCGAAGCACTCGGGACCAACCAGGACGCCGTCATTTCGCAGCAGCTGGCCGAAAACATGCCGGCCATCATCGCCGCGGCGGCCGAGCCTTTCTCCCACGTGGGCCAGATGACCGTGCTGAACGGCGGCGAGGGCGTGAACAAGATGCTGGGCGGCATCCTGGCCCAGGTGGGCGACTACCTCCCTGCCTTGTCCTCGGCACTGAAGAACAGCCGGGAAGGCAAGCGCCCCGCGAAAGGCCCCGATGCATAG